GTGGTAGTGGATCCAATGGAAATACTATCTTAAATGGAAATATTGTTCCTGCCCAGAGCGTAGGTACAAATGGGGATTTCTATCTGAATACAAGCAATAATACGTTATATGGCCCTAAAACAGCGGGAAACTGGCCTGCAAATGGAATTTTGCTGGTTGGTCCTAAGGGGGATCCGGGTATTCCGGGGAATTCTTTACCCGGAGTAGGGAAAACCGTCACATCAAAAGGGACAATAGCAATTGGAAATGGTCAGGAGGCTGTTTTAAAAGACCTTACGTTGGATCTTGCAGATAATGCTGTTACCTCGGCCAAGATTGCTGACGGTGCAATTGGTGATATTGATTTAGATAAAAAGAATATTCCGCTGAGTGGTTTTGGCGTGCCTGATAAAAATGTGTCCTTTGGAGGATACAGAATTACTAACCTGGCTGCACCAACGAAAGATCAGGATGCGGCAACAAAAAAATATGTGGATGAAAAGATAGGTACCGGACCAGGTATACCTGGCGGCGGACAGGCACCTGTGCTGAGTTATGACGGAGCCAGTAACTTATCTATCAAGGGAGGAAATACAGTAAGTCTGGAAAATCTTAACCAGTCACTGAGTCTTGTGGGGACCGTATTATCTATATCCGGTCCAAGAAATAGTCAGGTAGACCTTTATTCTCTGTTAAGTGACGGGAGTAGCGGCGGGCCGATAGTTCATGATGCCACCCTCACCGGGCTTGGAAACCTGAGCAAACCTTTGGGACTATCCAATACCGGTGTTATTCCTGGTGAATATAAATCTGCAAATATTACAGTAGATGCAAAAGGCAGAATTACTGCTGCAACAGCAGGCGCTGGCGGTAATATAGGACAGGGAACTGTAACTTCTGTATCTGTAACCTCAGCAAACGGGTTAACAGGTTCAGTGGTTAATCCTTCAACGACACCAAATATTACGCTGGGTACTTCTGTTGAAGGACTTCTGAAGGGGATGGGTGGTGCAGTTACTGCCGCTGTTACAACAGGTTCCGGTCCGGTTGTTTTAGGCGATTCTCCGGTATTAACTACGCCCAATATTGGAAACGCAACGGGTAATATTGATGGTACCGCACGTAATGTGACCGGGATTGTTGCTATAATCAATGGAGGAACCGGCGCGAATAATGCACCGGAGGCAAGAACAAATCTGGGTTTAGGTAATGTTGACAACACTTCAGATCTCAATAAACCGGTAAGTGATGCAACTAAAAATGAACTGGCAAAAAAGATTGATAGCAATGCTCCGGTAACTGCTGCTACAAAAACAAAGATCACTTATGATACAAAGGGCTTAATTATAAGAGGAGAGGATGCAACAACTGCTGATATTGCAGAAACAACAAATAAAAAATATGTTACCGATGCCCAGCTGACACTGATTAATAATATCACCAACACCAATAGTGGCGATCAGATTGCACTTACCGTACCGGTTACGCCAAAAGGTGCTTTACTTTCAACTAATGTGCAGGCTGCACTGGAAGAATTGCAGGGAAAGATAACGACTTCTACCGGCGGCGGAATGACAGGTGTTAAACATGACGGAACATTAACCGGAGACGGCAATACGATAGACCTGGCTTTGGCAGATAAAGCAGTTACGCTGGCTAAAATGGCTGATGCCGTACCGAATTCATTAATCGGAAACAGTTCCGCATCAGCAGGAAAACCAGAATATATTACTGCCGGTTCTGGCATTTCTCTGAATGGCGGCACATTATCGGTTAATATACCGGATGCTACTGCATCCAAATCAGGTTTGATGAATCCTTCAGATAAAACAAAACTGGATGGGTTAACCAATTATACCTTACCCATCGCTTCTGCAGCTGCTTTAGGAGGGATTAAAGTTGGTGCAAATCTGAGTATTGATAATAATGGCGTATTATCTGCAAGCGCTTCAGGCGGTAGCGGAATAACCGGAGTAACAGCCGGAACAGGATTAGAAGGTGGTGCTACCAGCGGTAATGCTACGTTAGGACTTGCTCCTGTTCCTGCAAATACAATTCTGGGGAACCTCGGATCGGTAACTGCGGTACCAGTTCCATTAAATGCACTGGAAGTAAAGTCTGTATTGCTTTTGGATAAAGTTCAGAATGTTGATCAGACCAATGCGGATAACCTGACTACCGGAACGATCAAAGAAAAACTTTTTGGCAATGGATCTATTCCCGTAGGTGCATTGAAAACTACAGGAACTCCTGACGGAACAAAGGTTCTTCATGGAGATGGTACATGGGGACAGATCACTGCAGGTTCTTTAACCGGTATACTTCCGGTAGCGAATGGAGGAACTGGTATAGGTTCTTATACTCCTGGAAATTATATAAAATCAGGTAATGCAACTACATTGATAGAAGTTACACCAGCTGATCTTAAAACAGAGCTTGGCTTGAGTTTAAAAGAAGATGCAGCCAATAAAAGTACAGATGTAACCCTGGCCAGTGCATCAGACGATAAATTTCCAACAGAAAAAGCGACAAAAACCTATGTGGATAAAACCGTTGCGGCAGCAGTAAAAGCAGCTGAAATAGGAGCTGGCGCAGTACCTGATGCAGATGCAACTACTAAAGGTAAATTGAAGTTAACCTCAGATCTGGGTGGTACAGCTGACTTGCCATTGGTGAAATCTGTTGGAGGCTTAACCGCTGATGTCATTAAAGACGGAGTAAATCTTGCCAACGCAGCTACTCCGAATAATACGCCGAATACAATCGTTAAAAGAGATAACAACGGTGATTTTTCTGCTGGTAAAATTAAAGCAGACCTGATCGGAAATGCGGCTACAGCAACCACAGCAGGATCGGCAACTACAGCAGTAAATGTAACCGGAGTTGTGGCAATTGCCAACGGAGGTACCGGAGCTACAGATGCAGCGGGAGCAAGAACAAATCTGGGATTGGGTAATATTCAGAATACAGCAGATAAAGATAAAATCATAAGTGATCTGACTAAAGCAGCCCTGGACGGAAAGATCAATCTTACCGAAAAAGGACAGCCATCAGGAGTTACGCCATTAGATGGTTCGGGAAAAATTGACAGTAAGTATTTACCCAATTCCTTAACAGGAGCGGTTACTTATCAGGGAGTTTATAATGCGGTGACCAATTCACCGGCACTTGCAGCCCCAGGAGCAGCGAATAAAGGATATTATTTTGTGGTGACTGCTGCAGGAACTCAGCAGGGGCTGACTTTGGGTTTAGGAGACTGGGTGATTTCAAATGGTACAGCCTGGGATAAAGTGAGCAGCAGCAGCACCATTTCAACTGTATTTGGCAGAACCGGAGCAGTCGCTGCGGCACCTGGTGATTACAATACTGATCAGGTAACAGAAGCGGGAAATAAATATTATACAGAAGCAAGAGTAAGTGCAAACCCTACAGTTGCGGGGCATACAGCTGCGTTAGCAGGTAAGGAAGATGCGATTAATAAAAGTACCGACGGGACATTTGCTGCTAATTCAGATGTTAAATTTCCATCAGAGAAAGCAACAAAAACATACATTGATAAAAAAGTGCCCGCCTTTACTGCTGCCGATGCCAATAAAGTCTTAACCGTAAACAGTGGTGGCACTGCAGCATTATGGTCGGCCGCTGGCGGTGGTGGCAGCGGAACCGTAACTTCCGCATCCGTTGTTTCTGCAAACGGTATTAGTGGAACAGTGGCAACACCAACGACTACACCGGCCATTACACTGACTCTGGGCGCTATTACACCATTATCAGTTAATGCAACCGGAACTATAACCGGAAGTAATCTGAGCGGCATCAATACTGGTGACCAGACAGATATTCCAGGTAAATCCCAGACTGTGGAAACCAATGCGATTATAACCGGAGATGTTAAGACCACAAGTAAAAACACCGTAGTTATTCAGCCCAATGTAGTTACTTATGCAAAGATGCAAACGATGAATCCTAATAAATTATTAGGGTCCGGTGCATCAGGAACAGCAGTAAGTGAAATTAATTTAGGAACAGGATTAAGCTTCACCGGTAATACGCTCAACGCAGCAAGTGGTGGTGGCAGCGGATCAGTAAGCAGTGTATCGGTAGTTACTGCAAATGGGATCAGTGGTTTAGTTTCAAATCCAACTACTACCCCAGCCATTTCACTGACATTAGGCGATATCAGGCCAAATTCTGTCAATGCCACGGGAACAATTACCGGGACCAATCTTACCGGAATTAATACCGGAGATCAGACCATTATACTTTCTGGTGATGTTAGCGGTAGTGGTACCGGGGCGATTACAACAGCTATCGGTACCAATAAAGTGACTTCTACCCATATTCTGGATGGAACAATTGTCGCAGCAGATATTGCAAATCAAACCATTACAGCTACAAAACTAAATAATATTACAGCCAACGGAACTACAGGACAAGTCCTTTCTTCCAATGGAAGTGGTGGCTTTACCTGGACTACGCCAGCAGCCGGTGGTGGCGGCGGTACAACTGATTTAGCTTATACTTCAGCTCCGCTTCAGGGAACAATTACACCAACTGCTCCGGGAAAACCAGCAGTTATTCCCGCTGCAACAGCAGCAGCAGCAGGTCTGATGCCAAACACTGATAAAATTAAGCTTGATAAAATTGACGATATAGTCACCGCTACCGATGCAAAAAAGGTGCTGACAGTCAGTGACGATGGTAAAACTGCAAAATGGGTTACTCCGGCAGCAGGTGGCGGCAGTTCAGGTTATCAGGTTTATAAACTGAATGGCGGAAAGGTCCTTGTTAAAGCATCTGGTCCGGGCGTTACTTATACTTTAACGGGTAATGTGATGAATATTACTATCCCTGCAGGAGTATTGGTTTATTATATCAGAGCCAATACAACTCTGCTGGAGATTGGTAGTAAAACATTTATCAATCTTTCCATTAAAGACGAGTCAGGATTGGTTAACAATGATGCTACCGATGCAGTGATCCCATTTATAAGTTTTGGTCAGAGAACAGCTCCTGCAGCAAGTTTAAGCTCAATGGACAGTTACTTACCTGCAGGTACCAATAATGTCAGTGTTCAGACTGCAGGATACAGCGGAGGAACTGTAAATCTTATGTTATTCGGAGTGAACAATCTTACAAGCAGTAACGGGTTTTATGTAATGATTAATTTTTAACAGATGAAAATATCAAGGTTCTGCATATTTATTATTCTGATTTTTTCAGTCTGCAGTAGTAAAGCACAATCCATATCACAGTTCAACGGTCAGTTCCTTATTCAGAAAATTGAATCTCTGGGATCTGATGAATATCAGATTCGCGGGGTTTTCAGCGATCAGTCAAGTGTATTTCAGGCAACCGATGTACTGCCGGCAGACAGAATCATTGATGGTGGTGGAAAGATGTTTCAAATCATTTCTCTCACTACTGAAGGTTCTATCATCAATGCTTTATCAAAGGGAATGGACGGTGCTGCTCCAACTATTGGAGACGGGTTGATCTATCGGCCTTCAAATAAAGGATTTCCATTGATTACCAGTAATGCAGGTGCTGCAATTCTGACCAGTGCCAATAATACAGCAACCTTATCAATTGATTACAGTATACCAAACTATGGCTCTGGAACTGCGCTTCCTGCAGCATCAGCAAAATTAGGAGAAGTCGTGTTGCTTTCAGGTAATTCAAAAATATATAAGATGGAATCAGGTGGCTGGAAAATGGTTACTAATATTCCTTTTGTATTTGCCCTTCCTGAAAATGCTGTTAAAGGAGATGTTGTTTATAATGCCCTTGATGACAAAAATTACACCTATGACGGGAGTGCATGGATCTTGCCTAAAGTATTAGCCGCATTACCTGCCCAGTCTAAATATGGGGACGTATTCTATGATACGAGTCAGCAGAAACTTTTCATGTTTGATGCAAATAATAAGTGGGCGAATATTAGCGGCGCTTCAATTCCAGGTGGACCCGGTACCGAGTTTCCGGGCAATACAAAACCAGGAGATCTTTATTTCAATACTGATAATAATGCACTTTATGTCTTAGACAACTCTAAAAAATGGCTGGAAATTTCTGCTAACGGATCCACACCTTCCGGTGCAACTAATCCAGATCCTTCCGCTGTTAATGTGAAAGAAGGAAATCTGTTTTATAATACCTCAGAGCATAAGCTCTATGTTTATAATGGTACCACCTGGTTGCCTCTTGATCTTACGCTGCGCAGTGGACAGATCTTTATGGGGAACAGTTCCAATATTGCAAGTGGAGTTACTGTTTCAGGAGATGCCACATTAAGCTCTGCAGGCAGATTGATTATTAAAGACCATGCGGTAACAGAAGAAAAATTAGATAAAGTAAATATTCCTTTAAGTGGTTTTGCTATTCCAACCGATGATATTGCCTTAGGTGACGGGATTTCAAACTTCAAAATCACGAACCTCAAAGACCCGACTAAAGATTCTGATGCTGCAACGATGGGTTATGTCAATGCATTGATCACAAAACCAGGTATTTTAGCTTTACCCTTAAATTATTTTTTTATTGGAAACTCTTCTAATAAAGCAGTTCCGACAGCAAAGAATCTGATCCCGCTTAGTGGATTTGACAGAGCATATGCGAACATATCAATGGGAACCGGAACTACTGGTCCCAATTTCAAAATCATTAATCTGGCAGATCCCTCTTTAGCTCAGGATGCAGCCACTAAAAACTATGTGGATAGCCGCGTTCTTGCGCCTGGAAATTTAAGTCTTCCAAAAGGGAATATGTTTGTTGGAAATGATATCAGCACAGCAGAAGCAGTAGCTAAAAACACCATTCCTTTGAGTGAGTTCGGAGCGGCAGCAGCCCATGTTTCTATGGGTAATTTCAAAATTACAGCACTGGCTGATCCAGTAGCTGATCAGGAAGCGGCTACGAAAAACTATGTAGATAAAAAAGTGATCAGTCCGGCCAGTATCACGCTGACTAAAGGAAACCTTTTTGTAGGAGATGCAGCAGGAAAAGCAGCAGATGTGTCAAAAAACACTATAGCTCTGAGTGGTTTTGGAGCAGCATCGGCCGATGTTTCGATGGGCGGATTCGTGTTAAGCAATCTGGGTATTCCATTGGTTGACGGAGATGCGTCTACAAAAAAATATGTAGATGATCTTTTTAAAACACCTGCTTCTCATCTCGCTTTGCCAACCGGAAATTTCTTTGTTGGTAATGCAGCAGGTAATGCAGAAGCAACAGCAAAAAAGTTAATTCCTGTTAGTGGTTTTGCAAAAGCAACCGATAATATCTATATGGGAGATGCCACGACACAATTTGGTATCAGCTTTTTGAAATATCCGATGCTTGCATCAGATGCGGCTACCAAAGGTTATGTGGATGATCAGCTGGCTATGCCTGGTTCCTTAATTCTGCCAACAGATCATATCCTGGTAGGGGACGCTGCAAATAAAGCAGTACCAGTAGCAAAAAATGCAGTTCCATTGAGTGATTTTGGTATTGCCACGGCTGATATTTCTCTGGGTAACGGAACAAAAAACTATAAAATTACTAACCTTGCCGATCCGCAGACCGATCAGGAAGCAGCTACTAAGAAATATGTAGATGCTAAAAGTTCAAAAACTCCTGTAGGCCCGACTGCTCCGGATAAACCGGTAGCCGGTGATACCTATTACAATACCGCAGATAACCGTCTTTATGTCTATAACGGAAAAGACTGGGTTCCGGTAGATAATAAATTAAAAGAAACAGAATTATATGTAGGTGATGCCAAAGGAATAGCCGTTTCTACCCCAAAAAACACTATCCCTTTAAGTGGTTTCGATAATGCAAAAGCTAATATTTCTATTGGAGACGGAACGACGAACTTTAAGCTTATCAATCTTGCTGATCCCGAAAATGATCAGGAAGCTGCTACCAAAAAGTACGTGGATTCAAAATCTTCCAAAACTCCGACTGGTCCGACTGCTCCGGGTAAAGCCGTTGCCGGCGATACCTATTACAATACCGCAGATAACCGTTTGTATGTTTATGATGGTATTAAGTGGGTTCCACTGGATAATAAACTTGCAGACAGAGAACTATATGTTGGTAACTCAGCAGGTATTGCTGTGTCCACACCAAAAAAATCGGTTCCTATAAGTGGATTCGGTTCTGCTGAAGGAGATGTATCAATGGGGAATTTTAAAATCACCAATCTTGATGACCCGAAAAATGATCAGGAAGCCGCCACAAAAAAATATGTGGATGCAGGCTTACTGACTGCAGGTGCCAATGCTAAAGATAATCTGGGTAATCATAAAGCTACAGAAAGTATTAAGCTCTCTGTTTATGCGATCAGTAATGATGGTGCAGATGGTAAAGGGCTCACTTTCGATACACAGGGTAATGCGAGTTTCGGCCAGGATGTAACTATCAACGGTAACCTTTATACCCCATCAGACAGGAGATTGAAAATCAATATTGAAACTTTAAGTCATGTGCTGCAAAAAATTGATCAGCTGAGAGGAGTAAAGTTTGAGTACAAAGATCAGCATAAATATGCCTCAGGGCATAAGATCGGTGTGATCGCCCAGGAATTGCAAAAAGTATATCCTGAAATGGTTACCAAAGGGAAAGACGGGTTTCTGAAAGTGGACTATACCCAGTTAACCGGAATGCTTATTCAGGCAGTCAGAGAACAGCAGAAACAAATTGCTGAACTGCAGATCCGGATGAACAATCAGCAGGAACAGATCAACAGTATCCTTAAAAAAATACAATAACAACCAGGTCAGGAAACCAAGAGAAGCGAATCATTTTGAAGAAATTACTACATATTATTATTCTTTTCCTATTGCTTGCCGGAGCTGTTTCAGTTTCGGCACAGACATTTTTTAGGGTCATTGGTGGTGTTCCTCATCTTCCGGCAATAGATCCTGTTACCGTTGCTTCGCCTTTACCGGGAATGCTGATTTACAGTACGCCCGATAAACAACCGATGATCTATAACGGGGCAACCTGGGAAACTTTGTGCAGCAGTAATATCAATACGGCTACTGTAAAAGATTACCTCGAAGTAAAAACAGGAATTCCATATTTACCTTCTTTGAATGAGGAGCCTGCAGGAACCATATCTTCCGGAGGAGTTTATTTCTCTAAAACCGCAAAGACCATGATGGTCAATGATGGAAATTCATGGTATGCCGTAGCTGAATTACTGGCAAAAGGAAATTTTAAACCACACAATGGTTTCTCCACCAACAGCGGCTTAAAGATCTCCAAATTACCCGTACTGCCAGTTAACCCGGCACCTTTAGGTTTATCTGCTGGTGCTGTCTACATCAATACCGTATCAAAAGCTATCCGTTTTTACGATGGGGCTAAATGGAGAGATATAAGTTGTTTACCTGTAATCTCGACCATACAACCGACAAAAATCACCAATATCTCAGCCCTTAGCGGAGCAAATATAATGAACAACGGCGGGTCTGCAGTAACCTTGCAGGGAATCTGCTGGGGGACCAGTATCTATCCCGATACCACGTTGAATACCAAAACCAGGAACTTTATTTTTGGTGCTGATACTGGTCTTTTTCCAGGTATTATATCCGGTTTACAGGCGAATACAGTTTACCATGTTCGTGCCTATGCTGTCAATAGTTCAGGTATAGTATATGGAGAGGATTTAACCTTTACCTCAGCGATGGCTTCCCTGCCATCAATTATTACACTCGAAATCGATAATATTTTTCCGGTTATGGCCAATAGCGGCGGGATAATTAGTAGTGACGGTGGTGCACCGGTTACTGCCCGCGGAGTAACCTGGAATACAACCGGCGATCCAAAAGATGATGAGCATGCAGAGATTACCCTGGACGGTTCTGGTGTTGGAACCTTTCCCAGCCGTTTGGTTAACCTGTTAAAAAACACAACCTATTATGTCCGTGCCTATGCTGTAAATATTATCGGTAAAGCTTATGGCAACCTGCTCCAGTTTACTACACCCGCAGCTACAGCACCTGTATTAAGCTCTCCGAATATCAAAATTGTGGACATTACAGATGTTTCGGCAGTCAGTGAAGTTACGATTATTAATAATGGCGGAGAGGTCGTGACCGAACGCGGGATGAGCTGGAGCACAGATCGTGTGAATATAGTTTATGGTCCGTCAGCCACGGTCAATACCACAGATATCGGGACATTTATTTGTAATATCACTGATCTTAAACCCGGCACGCTGTACTATGTCAGAGCCTATGCAAAAAATAGTGTCGGAACTAGTTTTAGCAGTGAATCCAGTTTTATCACCACTTCTTTACCTACGCTGACCACCTTAATC
This portion of the Pedobacter lusitanus genome encodes:
- a CDS encoding tail fiber domain-containing protein, producing MKISRFCIFIILIFSVCSSKAQSISQFNGQFLIQKIESLGSDEYQIRGVFSDQSSVFQATDVLPADRIIDGGGKMFQIISLTTEGSIINALSKGMDGAAPTIGDGLIYRPSNKGFPLITSNAGAAILTSANNTATLSIDYSIPNYGSGTALPAASAKLGEVVLLSGNSKIYKMESGGWKMVTNIPFVFALPENAVKGDVVYNALDDKNYTYDGSAWILPKVLAALPAQSKYGDVFYDTSQQKLFMFDANNKWANISGASIPGGPGTEFPGNTKPGDLYFNTDNNALYVLDNSKKWLEISANGSTPSGATNPDPSAVNVKEGNLFYNTSEHKLYVYNGTTWLPLDLTLRSGQIFMGNSSNIASGVTVSGDATLSSAGRLIIKDHAVTEEKLDKVNIPLSGFAIPTDDIALGDGISNFKITNLKDPTKDSDAATMGYVNALITKPGILALPLNYFFIGNSSNKAVPTAKNLIPLSGFDRAYANISMGTGTTGPNFKIINLADPSLAQDAATKNYVDSRVLAPGNLSLPKGNMFVGNDISTAEAVAKNTIPLSEFGAAAAHVSMGNFKITALADPVADQEAATKNYVDKKVISPASITLTKGNLFVGDAAGKAADVSKNTIALSGFGAASADVSMGGFVLSNLGIPLVDGDASTKKYVDDLFKTPASHLALPTGNFFVGNAAGNAEATAKKLIPVSGFAKATDNIYMGDATTQFGISFLKYPMLASDAATKGYVDDQLAMPGSLILPTDHILVGDAANKAVPVAKNAVPLSDFGIATADISLGNGTKNYKITNLADPQTDQEAATKKYVDAKSSKTPVGPTAPDKPVAGDTYYNTADNRLYVYNGKDWVPVDNKLKETELYVGDAKGIAVSTPKNTIPLSGFDNAKANISIGDGTTNFKLINLADPENDQEAATKKYVDSKSSKTPTGPTAPGKAVAGDTYYNTADNRLYVYDGIKWVPLDNKLADRELYVGNSAGIAVSTPKKSVPISGFGSAEGDVSMGNFKITNLDDPKNDQEAATKKYVDAGLLTAGANAKDNLGNHKATESIKLSVYAISNDGADGKGLTFDTQGNASFGQDVTINGNLYTPSDRRLKINIETLSHVLQKIDQLRGVKFEYKDQHKYASGHKIGVIAQELQKVYPEMVTKGKDGFLKVDYTQLTGMLIQAVREQQKQIAELQIRMNNQQEQINSILKKIQ
- a CDS encoding beta strand repeat-containing protein, whose amino-acid sequence is MNKKVKHFAVLIGLLSAFGAKAQVGIGTNVPDASAQLEVLSTSKGLLIPRMSLLQRNDINNPANGLLIYQTNSSPGFYFYNNGQWQRLVNNSELTSGGSGSNGNTILNGNIVPAQSVGTNGDFYLNTSNNTLYGPKTAGNWPANGILLVGPKGDPGIPGNSLPGVGKTVTSKGTIAIGNGQEAVLKDLTLDLADNAVTSAKIADGAIGDIDLDKKNIPLSGFGVPDKNVSFGGYRITNLAAPTKDQDAATKKYVDEKIGTGPGIPGGGQAPVLSYDGASNLSIKGGNTVSLENLNQSLSLVGTVLSISGPRNSQVDLYSLLSDGSSGGPIVHDATLTGLGNLSKPLGLSNTGVIPGEYKSANITVDAKGRITAATAGAGGNIGQGTVTSVSVTSANGLTGSVVNPSTTPNITLGTSVEGLLKGMGGAVTAAVTTGSGPVVLGDSPVLTTPNIGNATGNIDGTARNVTGIVAIINGGTGANNAPEARTNLGLGNVDNTSDLNKPVSDATKNELAKKIDSNAPVTAATKTKITYDTKGLIIRGEDATTADIAETTNKKYVTDAQLTLINNITNTNSGDQIALTVPVTPKGALLSTNVQAALEELQGKITTSTGGGMTGVKHDGTLTGDGNTIDLALADKAVTLAKMADAVPNSLIGNSSASAGKPEYITAGSGISLNGGTLSVNIPDATASKSGLMNPSDKTKLDGLTNYTLPIASAAALGGIKVGANLSIDNNGVLSASASGGSGITGVTAGTGLEGGATSGNATLGLAPVPANTILGNLGSVTAVPVPLNALEVKSVLLLDKVQNVDQTNADNLTTGTIKEKLFGNGSIPVGALKTTGTPDGTKVLHGDGTWGQITAGSLTGILPVANGGTGIGSYTPGNYIKSGNATTLIEVTPADLKTELGLSLKEDAANKSTDVTLASASDDKFPTEKATKTYVDKTVAAAVKAAEIGAGAVPDADATTKGKLKLTSDLGGTADLPLVKSVGGLTADVIKDGVNLANAATPNNTPNTIVKRDNNGDFSAGKIKADLIGNAATATTAGSATTAVNVTGVVAIANGGTGATDAAGARTNLGLGNIQNTADKDKIISDLTKAALDGKINLTEKGQPSGVTPLDGSGKIDSKYLPNSLTGAVTYQGVYNAVTNSPALAAPGAANKGYYFVVTAAGTQQGLTLGLGDWVISNGTAWDKVSSSSTISTVFGRTGAVAAAPGDYNTDQVTEAGNKYYTEARVSANPTVAGHTAALAGKEDAINKSTDGTFAANSDVKFPSEKATKTYIDKKVPAFTAADANKVLTVNSGGTAALWSAAGGGGSGTVTSASVVSANGISGTVATPTTTPAITLTLGAITPLSVNATGTITGSNLSGINTGDQTDIPGKSQTVETNAIITGDVKTTSKNTVVIQPNVVTYAKMQTMNPNKLLGSGASGTAVSEINLGTGLSFTGNTLNAASGGGSGSVSSVSVVTANGISGLVSNPTTTPAISLTLGDIRPNSVNATGTITGTNLTGINTGDQTIILSGDVSGSGTGAITTAIGTNKVTSTHILDGTIVAADIANQTITATKLNNITANGTTGQVLSSNGSGGFTWTTPAAGGGGGTTDLAYTSAPLQGTITPTAPGKPAVIPAATAAAAGLMPNTDKIKLDKIDDIVTATDAKKVLTVSDDGKTAKWVTPAAGGGSSGYQVYKLNGGKVLVKASGPGVTYTLTGNVMNITIPAGVLVYYIRANTTLLEIGSKTFINLSIKDESGLVNNDATDAVIPFISFGQRTAPAASLSSMDSYLPAGTNNVSVQTAGYSGGTVNLMLFGVNNLTSSNGFYVMINF